A window of Mesomycoplasma lagogenitalium contains these coding sequences:
- the scpB gene encoding SMC-Scp complex subunit ScpB has translation MKNKIIEVLMYMQGEDGISSEQLQQVLKLNTVNEARSLLKRFLDSFNKLDRGIYVVEFNDVFKFATREEYKEYLSDLVTITRRHKLSNAAIETAAIVAYKQPVTRSMISEIRGVASDAIVASLLMKGIIEEVGISPTVGQPILYGITNRFYDYFKLKSLQDLPKFVEFDQFTETSGEFDEEQIEEAFDLFGSQREDK, from the coding sequence ATGAAAAATAAAATTATAGAAGTATTAATGTATATGCAAGGAGAAGATGGAATATCTTCAGAACAATTACAACAAGTTTTAAAATTAAATACCGTTAATGAAGCAAGAAGTTTATTAAAAAGATTTTTAGATAGTTTTAATAAATTAGATAGAGGAATTTATGTTGTTGAATTTAATGATGTATTTAAATTTGCTACTAGAGAAGAATATAAAGAATATTTATCAGATTTAGTTACCATTACAAGAAGACATAAATTATCAAATGCCGCAATTGAAACAGCAGCAATCGTTGCTTATAAACAACCAGTAACAAGATCGATGATTAGTGAAATTCGTGGAGTTGCATCTGATGCAATTGTTGCTTCTTTATTAATGAAAGGAATTATTGAAGAAGTAGGAATTTCACCAACTGTTGGACAACCAATTTTATACGGCATTACTAATAGATTTTACGACTATTTTAAATTAAAATCATTGCAAGATTTACCTAAATTTGTTGAATTTGATCAATTTACTGAAACTTCAGGAGAATTTGATGAAGAGCAAATCGAAGAAGCATTTGATCTTTTTGGCTCACAAAGAGAAGATAAATAA